The Chlorocebus sabaeus isolate Y175 chromosome 6, mChlSab1.0.hap1, whole genome shotgun sequence genome has a segment encoding these proteins:
- the ZIM3 gene encoding zinc finger imprinted 3 has protein sequence MSNSQERVTFEDVTVNFTKGEWQRLNPEQRNLYRDVMLENYSNLVFVGREETTKPDVILRLEQGKEPWLVEEEVLGSGRPEKNGDVGGQIWKPQDVKESFAREVPSINKEMLTTQKVIEPTGSKKILRLGIDNVSSRLRFLECDPFERHLNHNLHLKSYVQNDSHNDNGYRKLVGENPSKFVGNQLKCDACRKLFGSESRLQSHLRQHAGQKSFECRRCGRAFGKKWKLDKHQKTHAEARPYKCEKCGNTYKQKSNLLQHEKVHTKEKPYQCKTCGKAFSWKSSCINHEKIHNAEKSYQCHECKKSFRQNSTLLQHKKVHTGQKPFQCADCGKAFIYKSDLVKHQRTHTGEKPYKCRVCEKAFSQKSNVIDHEKIHTGKRAYECDLCGNTFIQKKNLIQHKKIHTGEKPYECNRCGKAFLQKSNLHTHQKTHSGERTYRCSECGKTFNRKLNLSLHKKTHTGQKPYECSECGKAFADKSYLVRHQKRIHSR, from the exons ATGAGCAATTCCCAG GAAAGAGTGACCTTCGAGGATGTCACTGTGAACTTCACCAAGGGGGAGTGGCAGCGGCTGAATCCGGAACAGAGAAACTTGTACAGGGATGTGATGCTGGAGAATTATAGCAACCTTGTCTTTGTGG GACGAGAGGAAACCACCAAACCCGACGTGATCTTGAGGTTGGAGCAAGGAAAGGAGCCATGGTTGGTGGAAGAGGAAGTGCTGGGAAGTGGCCGTCCAG aaaaaaacGGGGATGTTGGAGGACAGATTTGGAAGCCCCAGGACGTGAAAGAGAGTTTCGCAAGAGAAGTCCCATCAATCAATAAGGAAATGCTGACTACGCAGAAAGTCATAGAACCTACCGGATCTAAGAAAATACTTCGACTGGGCATAGATAATGTTTCTTCCAGACTCAGATTCCTTGAATGTGACCCGTTTGAAAGGCATTTGAACCACAATTTACATTTGAAAAGCTATGTACAAAATGATTCTCACAACGATAATGGATACAGAAAATTAGTTGGTGAGAATCCATCCAAATTTGTAGGAAACCAGCTTAAATGTGATGCCTGCAGAAAGTTATTCGGTTCAGAGTCACGCCTTCAGAGTCATCTGAGGCAGCATGCCGGTCAGAAATCCTTTGAATGTCGTCGCTGTGGAAGAGCGTTCGGGAAGAAGTGGAAGCTTGATAAACATCAGAAAACGCATGCAGAGGCGAGGCCCTATAAATGTGAGAAATGTGGAAACACCTACAAGCAGAAGTCAAATCTCCTTCAACATGAGAAAGTGCACACTAAAGAGAAACCCTATCAATGTAAGACATGTGGAAAAGCCTTTTCTTGGAAATCATCCTGCATTAATCATGAGAAAATTCATAATGCCGAGAAATCCTATCAGTGTCATGAATGTAAGAAATCCTTCAGGCAGAACTCAACCCTCCTTCAACATAAAAAAGTTCACACTGGACAAAAACCCTTTCAATGTGCGGACTGTGGAAAGGCTTTCATTTACAAGTCAGATCTTGTGAAACACCAGAGAACACACAcgggagagaaaccctataaatgtaggGTATGTGAGAAGGCCTTTTCCCAGAAATCCAATGTCATCGATCATGAGAAAATTCACACTGGGAAGAGAGCTTACGAGTGTGATCTATGTGGAAATACCTTCATCCAGAAGAAAAACCTCATTCAACATAAAAAAATCCATACTGGGGAAAAGCCCTATGAGTGTAATAGATGTGGAAAAGCCTTCCTTCAGAAGTCAAACCTTCACACCCATCAGAAAACTCACAGCGGAGAGAGGACCTACAGATGTAGTGAATGTGGAAAAACCTTCAACCGGAAATTAAACCTCAGTTTGCATAAAAAAACCCATACTGGACAAAAACCTTATGAATGTTCCGAATGTGGTAAAGCCTTCGCTGACAAGTCATACCTTGTTAGGCACCAGAAAAGAATTCACTCCAGATAG